AAGGTGACGCGCTCGACCTTGTCCTCCGATCGGAAGCGGTTCTCGGTTTGGGTTCCGGAACGCAGGTTCCGCAGTTTCGTCTGCACCATGCCGCGCCAGTTTCCCGGCGTGATGTGGACGACGTTCATGAGCCGGAAGAGGCCGTTCTGATGCTTTACAATCATCCCAGCGCGAAGCTGGGTCGCAGGAATCATCATTGCCTTGTCGCTCCTTGTTACAGCAGGAAAGTACCCTTGGATGTGTAACATCCGCTCGGTTAGCCCGCAACCGCTGGTCGAGCTTGAGGTCTGGAAGTCGGGGCATTTGAGTTGCAGTCACCTCAAGCCCCTGGCTTCGGGGCCATGAATACGAGCAGCGTCAGGCGGGCCGGTCCGGGATTACGGACAGCGTGCGCCGTCCCGGCCGGTGCCAGGACGGCGCAGCCGGTGCCGACTTCACGTTCCTCGTCGCCGATGCGGAAGGCACCGATGCCGTCGAGGACGAAATAGACCTTGTCCGAGCCGGCGTGTGCGTGCGCGCTCTGCGCCTGACCGGGATGCAGCCCATATACGTCGCAAAACATGCGTTCCGTGTCGAAGAGATTGACCTTCTTCATCTTCTCCGGCGAAAATGCCGCCGTTGCCAAAGCGTTCTTGAAAACTTCCATGCGCGTCTCCTTGAAAAACTCAGTCTACGGTCGAGAGTCAAGCAGCCCTACGGGCAGCGAGGAGCCCATAGTGGCTCTGGGCGGTAGGCCTACCCAGCTTGATTCGCCCCCGGCAAGTCGATAATAGACCTTCTATATCCATGAATCGAGGATCAGAAGTGCAATCGATGCGACCGAGCGACGCAGACTTTCGCGCCGCCCTGCACGGGCACGGCGAGCGGATCGAACGCTTCCGTCAGGGGAAGATGAGCGGTGACGAGTTCCGGCCCGTGCGCCTGAGCTATGGCCTGTACTATCAATTGGACCATACCAGCCACATGCAGCGCATCAAGCTGCCCGGCGGCCTGGTGACCCCGGCGCAGGTCGACGTGCTGGCGGACATCGCCGACGAGTACGCGCGCGGCATCATTCACGTGACCACCCGGCAGGACGTGCAGATGCACTGGATCGACCTCGCCAACGTCGTCGAGATCTACGAGCGCTTGCACGCGGTCGGCATCACCACCCGCGGCGCGTGCGCCGACAGCGTGCGTAACGTCACCGGCTGTGCGCACAGCGGCGTCTGGCCGGCCGAAGCATTCGACGTCACGCCGTACGTCGTGGCGGTGCATGAGTACTTCCTTTTTCATCCGCTCAACCTGACGCTGCCACGAAAGTTCAAGATCGCGTTTTCCACGTGCGCCGACGACTGCATCCAAGCGCCGGTGAATGACATTGCGTACTTCCCGCACGTGCGTGACGGCCAGCGGGGATTCAGCGTCCACGCCGGTGGCGGTCTGGGCTCGCAGCCGTTTCTGGCGCGCCCGATCCGTGACTTCATTCCCGCCGAGGACACGCTGCTCATGGCCGAAGCCATCGTGCGCCTGCAGCACCGCAGCGGCGAACGCAAGAACCGCAAGAAGGCACGGATGAAGTACCTCTTCCAGCGCCTGGGCATCGAGCGGTTCATGGCGGAGGTGGATCGCCTGTACTTGCAGGTGGAGGAGCAGCAAGGCGCTGCCCTGCGCGCCGAGCTGGCCGAGATCGTCGCCGGCTACCGGGCGAGTACGCCCCACGACGCTCCCTCGGCGCTGCCAGCGGGAGGCACGCCGCAGTTGGCGCACTGGGTGCGCACAAACACCTTTGCGCAGAAACAAGACGGATATTACGGCGCCGCCGTGCAGTTGCCGTTGGGGGATGTGACCAGCAAGCAGTTTCGCGCCCTGGGTCAGCTGGCTCGGGAGCTCGGGTCTGGAGAGCTGCGGGCGACAAATGATCAGAACCTCATGGTGCCGTGGATTCCGGGCGGGCGCCTGGAGGAGTTCTATCGCCGCCTCTGCGACATCGGGCTGGGCGCCGCTGATGCTTTGCATATCACCGACGTTACCTCGTGCCCCGGCGCCGACTATTGCAGCTTGGCGGTCAGCCGCTCCATGGGCATGGCCGCGGCTATTCGGTTGCACCTGATGGCGACCAATGGCCGGGTGGAAGATCTGGGCGTCTTCCGCATCAAGATCAGCGGCTGCCCGAATTCCTGCGGCCAACATCACATCGGCGACATCGGGCTGACCGGCCTATCACTAAAGGGCGAGGACGGAGAGAACCACCCGCACTACTCGATGCTGGTCGGCGGCCGTGTCGGGGAGCATGCTGCCGCGATCGGACGACGCATCTCCGGCCGCTTCCCCGAAGAAGAGGTTCCCGGGGTCATTTCCGCCTTGGCCGAGTTCTATCGTCAGGAGCGGCAGAAGGGGGAACACTTCGGGGATTTCGTCGTTCGCGTGGGGACCGATCGACTGACGGAAGTGGCGCGCGCTGCCGCTTCTGTGGTTCACTAGCAGGGGACCATGAGCGACGACAACTCGGCTGGACCGGCCGGTAACGGCGATAAGTACTATCATGGGATTGTGTGCGCGCTGCAGCGCGGTGCGCAGCGGGGAACGGTTCGGGCAGCCAGCGGCCGCGAGATTCCGTTCATATTTGCCTATGTGACCATGATCGGCTCACACCGGCGC
This genomic window from Candidatus Binatia bacterium contains:
- a CDS encoding elongation factor P: MMIPATQLRAGMIVKHQNGLFRLMNVVHITPGNWRGMVQTKLRNLRSGTQTENRFRSEDKVERVT
- a CDS encoding cupin domain-containing protein encodes the protein MEVFKNALATAAFSPEKMKKVNLFDTERMFCDVYGLHPGQAQSAHAHAGSDKVYFVLDGIGAFRIGDEEREVGTGCAVLAPAGTAHAVRNPGPARLTLLVFMAPKPGA
- a CDS encoding nitrite/sulfite reductase; protein product: MRPSDADFRAALHGHGERIERFRQGKMSGDEFRPVRLSYGLYYQLDHTSHMQRIKLPGGLVTPAQVDVLADIADEYARGIIHVTTRQDVQMHWIDLANVVEIYERLHAVGITTRGACADSVRNVTGCAHSGVWPAEAFDVTPYVVAVHEYFLFHPLNLTLPRKFKIAFSTCADDCIQAPVNDIAYFPHVRDGQRGFSVHAGGGLGSQPFLARPIRDFIPAEDTLLMAEAIVRLQHRSGERKNRKKARMKYLFQRLGIERFMAEVDRLYLQVEEQQGAALRAELAEIVAGYRASTPHDAPSALPAGGTPQLAHWVRTNTFAQKQDGYYGAAVQLPLGDVTSKQFRALGQLARELGSGELRATNDQNLMVPWIPGGRLEEFYRRLCDIGLGAADALHITDVTSCPGADYCSLAVSRSMGMAAAIRLHLMATNGRVEDLGVFRIKISGCPNSCGQHHIGDIGLTGLSLKGEDGENHPHYSMLVGGRVGEHAAAIGRRISGRFPEEEVPGVISALAEFYRQERQKGEHFGDFVVRVGTDRLTEVARAAASVVH